In Streptomyces sp. NBC_00483, a single window of DNA contains:
- a CDS encoding GNAT family N-acetyltransferase, which yields MNDAITYTWRDPVSDEEMVDLVRSHGGNDVAGWWVKVQKYSLGWVAARDGDGLLVGFVNVAWDGGDHAFLIDTKTRATHQHRGIGTAVVRLAASRARESGCEWLHVDFEPELRDFYFEACGFRPTEAGLIHLRP from the coding sequence ATGAACGATGCGATCACGTACACATGGCGCGACCCGGTGTCCGACGAGGAGATGGTCGACCTGGTCCGGTCCCACGGCGGCAATGATGTCGCCGGCTGGTGGGTCAAGGTCCAGAAGTACAGCCTCGGCTGGGTGGCGGCCCGCGACGGTGACGGGCTCCTCGTCGGCTTCGTGAACGTGGCGTGGGACGGCGGCGACCACGCCTTCCTGATCGACACCAAGACCCGGGCCACACACCAGCATCGCGGCATCGGCACGGCGGTCGTGCGCCTCGCGGCGTCCCGTGCGCGGGAGTCGGGCTGCGAGTGGCTCCACGTCGACTTCGAGCCCGAACTCCGCGACTTCTACTTCGAGGCGTGCGGATTCCGGCCCACCGAGGCGGGCCTGATCCATCTGCGTCCCTGA
- a CDS encoding TetR/AcrR family transcriptional regulator, giving the protein MPETGTVRRRRMTAEREAELYDAVLGLLREVGYDALTMDAVAARTRSSKATLYRQWGGKAALVVKAMRHNKPVDIAQIDTGTLRGDLHTLAGRHDDCSVEESTALMRGLAMAMHSDPDLLRAFRELLIEPELEELDQVLQRAVARGEIREDNPAMDYTLHLMVGAMATRGVIDELPPTQEYLISYIDAVVLPALCA; this is encoded by the coding sequence GTGCCCGAGACCGGCACCGTGCGGCGCAGACGCATGACGGCGGAGCGCGAGGCGGAGTTGTACGACGCCGTGCTCGGGCTGCTGCGTGAAGTCGGTTACGACGCGCTGACCATGGACGCCGTCGCGGCCCGCACCCGGTCCAGCAAGGCCACGCTCTACCGCCAGTGGGGCGGCAAGGCCGCGCTCGTCGTCAAGGCGATGCGGCACAACAAGCCGGTCGACATCGCCCAGATCGACACCGGCACCCTGCGCGGGGACCTCCACACACTCGCCGGCAGGCACGACGACTGCTCGGTCGAGGAGTCGACGGCGCTGATGCGGGGGCTCGCCATGGCGATGCACAGCGACCCGGATCTGCTGCGCGCGTTCCGGGAGTTGCTGATCGAACCGGAGCTGGAGGAGCTGGACCAGGTCCTCCAGAGAGCCGTCGCCCGGGGCGAGATCCGCGAGGACAACCCGGCGATGGACTACACGCTGCACCTGATGGTCGGAGCCATGGCGACCCGCGGCGTGATCGACGAACTGCCGCCCACCCAGGAGTACCTCATCTCATACATCGACGCAGTGGTCCTCCCCGCCCTCTGCGCCTGA
- a CDS encoding MSCRAMM family protein, with translation MTASVGAQGAAQPQKHLATASAAEVGGGERSFAPSGNGILGAVRTGGGDAVARAAITLISTGGRQISRSVTDSGGSYSLDVPGAGTYVLIVAADGHQPQASTVTVDGELLSHDIVLTGTGGLAGLVRESGGRPVPEALVVVTDVRGEVVATARTGLHGDFACGGLVNGMFTLAVNAPGFRPTAQQVETGAQGVTQVELVLGVGKRVQGVVRAGTEDGPLADARVTLVDAAGNVIATTTTGPDGAYAFTDLDAGDYSVIATGYPPAAQTLRVGDAEPGDLDIRLAHPEA, from the coding sequence GTGACGGCCTCGGTCGGCGCGCAGGGCGCGGCGCAGCCGCAGAAGCACCTGGCGACGGCGTCGGCCGCGGAGGTCGGCGGGGGCGAGCGCTCGTTCGCCCCGAGCGGCAACGGCATCCTCGGCGCCGTCCGCACGGGCGGCGGCGACGCCGTGGCGCGCGCCGCGATCACGCTGATCTCGACGGGCGGCCGGCAGATCAGCCGCTCCGTCACCGACTCCGGCGGCTCCTACAGCCTCGACGTTCCCGGCGCGGGCACGTACGTGCTGATCGTCGCGGCCGACGGGCACCAGCCGCAGGCCTCGACGGTCACCGTGGACGGGGAACTCCTCTCCCACGACATCGTGCTCACCGGCACCGGCGGACTCGCGGGTCTGGTGCGGGAGTCCGGCGGCCGTCCGGTGCCCGAGGCGCTGGTCGTCGTGACGGATGTCCGCGGCGAGGTCGTGGCCACCGCGCGCACCGGACTGCACGGCGACTTCGCCTGCGGCGGCCTGGTGAACGGCATGTTCACGCTCGCCGTCAACGCCCCGGGCTTCCGGCCGACGGCACAGCAGGTGGAGACCGGCGCGCAGGGCGTGACCCAGGTGGAGCTCGTGCTCGGGGTCGGCAAGCGGGTCCAGGGCGTGGTGCGCGCGGGTACGGAGGACGGCCCGTTGGCCGACGCGCGGGTCACGCTGGTCGACGCGGCGGGCAATGTGATCGCCACGACGACGACCGGCCCGGACGGCGCGTACGCCTTCACCGACCTGGACGCGGGCGACTACTCGGTCATCGCGACGGGGTACCCGCCGGCCGCGCAGACGCTGCGGGTGGGCGACGCGGAGCCGGGTGATCTGGACATCAGGCTGGCGCACCCGGAGGCGTAA
- a CDS encoding MFS transporter gives MDLDTRRRRTALFLFFLIPGLSMSSWVTRTPDVRDQLGASTAQMGLILFGLSVGSMIGILCSGTLVGRFGSRPVMGVATVLITISMAVIGLGAMASSAPLVTAGLLLFGAGMGGGEVAINIDGAEVERITARTILPTLHGFFSLGTVVGAAVGILCTAVEFPVQWHLIAVAVVTTAMFGYAIRAIPTGVGKATGGSPTEGAADGASKAKVWRDRQLLLLGGIILAMALAEGAANDWLPLLMVDGHDMDPALGSAVYTGFAAAMTIGRFVGGFFIGRLGRKPVVRASAVSATLGIALVVFSDSAAVASAAVLFWGLGASLGFPVALSAAGDSGENPAARVSLVAMLGYIAFLVGPPCLGFLGDHYGLRTAMVVVLAFTTMAVFLAPAVGARSSATVASKSDDERSRQHCE, from the coding sequence ATGGACCTGGACACCCGCCGCAGACGGACGGCCCTGTTCCTCTTCTTCCTGATACCCGGCCTGTCGATGTCGTCATGGGTGACCCGCACACCCGATGTACGGGACCAACTGGGCGCGTCGACCGCACAGATGGGGCTCATCCTCTTCGGGCTCTCGGTCGGCTCGATGATCGGCATCCTGTGCTCGGGAACGCTCGTCGGCCGGTTCGGCTCGCGGCCCGTCATGGGCGTGGCCACGGTGCTGATCACCATCAGCATGGCGGTCATCGGCCTCGGCGCGATGGCGTCCTCCGCGCCCCTCGTCACCGCGGGACTGCTCCTCTTCGGCGCCGGAATGGGCGGGGGAGAGGTCGCCATCAACATCGACGGTGCCGAGGTGGAACGGATCACCGCGCGCACGATCCTGCCGACGCTGCACGGCTTCTTCAGCCTGGGGACGGTCGTGGGAGCGGCGGTCGGCATCCTGTGCACGGCGGTCGAGTTCCCCGTGCAGTGGCATCTGATCGCCGTCGCCGTGGTCACCACCGCCATGTTCGGCTACGCGATCCGGGCCATCCCCACGGGCGTCGGCAAGGCGACGGGCGGCTCGCCGACGGAGGGTGCCGCGGACGGCGCGTCCAAGGCGAAGGTGTGGCGGGACCGGCAGTTGCTGCTCCTCGGAGGCATCATCCTCGCGATGGCGCTCGCCGAAGGAGCCGCGAACGACTGGCTGCCGCTGCTCATGGTCGACGGCCACGACATGGACCCCGCGCTCGGCTCTGCCGTCTACACCGGCTTCGCCGCCGCCATGACGATCGGCAGGTTCGTCGGCGGATTCTTCATCGGACGGCTCGGCCGAAAGCCTGTCGTCCGCGCGAGCGCCGTGTCGGCGACGCTCGGCATCGCCCTGGTCGTCTTCTCCGACTCCGCCGCCGTTGCCAGCGCGGCCGTGCTGTTCTGGGGGCTCGGCGCCTCGCTCGGCTTCCCCGTCGCGCTGTCGGCGGCCGGTGACTCGGGCGAGAACCCGGCGGCGCGGGTGAGCCTGGTGGCCATGCTCGGCTACATCGCGTTCCTCGTCGGACCGCCGTGTCTCGGCTTCCTCGGCGACCACTACGGACTGCGGACGGCCATGGTGGTCGTGCTCGCGTTCACGACGATGGCCGTCTTCCTGGCCCCGGCGGTGGGCGCGCGCTCTTCGGCGACGGTGGCCTCGAAGAGCGATGACGAGCGGTCGCGGCAGCACTGCGAATGA
- a CDS encoding aldo/keto reductase produces the protein MKSISFPGAKAPSSNVVLGLMRIAELDDKDVRVLYDSARDAGINSFDHADIYGPTRHACEERFGQAVTLSAAERESIVIQSKVGIRSGFFDFSREHIVRTVDESLAALRTDYLDVLLLHRPDTLVEPEEVAAAFDELHAAGKVVNFGVSNHTPGQVELLKTAVRQPLVANQVQLSITHAPLIASGVAANMAGLDQSVSRDNGLLDYSRLHKMTLQAWSPFQKGFFDGVFIGDRENYAELNTALDELAAKYEVTPTGIAVAWITRHPADMQVVLGTTNPGRVAESAAGSEIPLTREEWYRLFRAAGHTLP, from the coding sequence ATGAAATCGATCTCTTTCCCCGGTGCCAAGGCGCCGTCCTCCAACGTCGTCCTCGGCCTGATGCGCATCGCGGAGCTGGACGACAAGGACGTCCGGGTCCTCTACGACAGCGCCCGCGACGCCGGGATCAACAGCTTCGACCACGCCGACATCTACGGGCCCACCCGGCACGCCTGCGAGGAGCGCTTCGGGCAGGCGGTCACGCTGAGCGCCGCGGAGCGCGAGTCGATCGTCATCCAGAGCAAGGTCGGCATCCGGTCCGGCTTCTTCGACTTCTCACGCGAGCACATCGTGCGCACCGTCGACGAGTCGCTGGCGGCGCTGCGCACCGACTACCTCGATGTCCTTCTCCTGCACCGCCCGGACACCCTCGTCGAGCCGGAGGAGGTCGCGGCGGCCTTCGACGAGCTGCACGCTGCGGGCAAGGTCGTGAACTTCGGTGTCTCGAACCACACGCCGGGCCAGGTCGAGCTGCTGAAGACGGCGGTGCGTCAGCCGCTCGTCGCCAACCAGGTGCAACTGAGCATCACGCACGCCCCGTTGATCGCCTCCGGTGTCGCCGCGAACATGGCCGGGCTCGACCAGTCGGTGAGCCGCGACAACGGGCTGCTCGACTATTCGCGTCTGCACAAGATGACCCTTCAGGCGTGGTCGCCGTTCCAGAAGGGCTTCTTCGACGGCGTCTTCATCGGCGACCGCGAGAACTACGCGGAGCTCAACACCGCGCTCGACGAGCTGGCCGCGAAGTACGAGGTGACACCGACCGGCATCGCGGTCGCCTGGATCACCCGGCACCCGGCCGACATGCAGGTCGTGCTCGGCACCACCAACCCGGGGCGGGTCGCCGAGTCCGCGGCGGGCTCGGAGATCCCGCTGACCCGCGAGGAGTGGTACCGCCTGTTCCGCGCGGCCGGGCACACGCTGCCGTAG
- a CDS encoding cupin domain-containing protein, with product MTEPLTTPGEGFHPHLHDAPNSPSAPLRSRLHHVRADALDGDTAQSGGMRRFAAVSGNTVGSEKLWMGQTHVAPSTASSDHHHGESETAIYVVSGHPEFVFLDDSGAEEEEIRLRTSPGDYIFVPPYVPHREENPDPADEAVVVIARSTQEAIVVNLPKLYALSDTGEDA from the coding sequence ATGACCGAGCCGCTGACGACACCCGGTGAGGGCTTCCACCCCCATCTCCACGACGCCCCGAACTCCCCTTCCGCTCCCCTGCGTTCGCGGCTGCACCACGTTCGCGCCGACGCCCTGGACGGCGACACCGCGCAGAGCGGCGGCATGCGGCGCTTCGCCGCCGTCAGCGGGAACACGGTGGGGTCCGAGAAGCTGTGGATGGGCCAGACGCATGTCGCCCCGTCGACCGCGTCCTCCGATCACCACCACGGCGAGTCCGAGACCGCCATCTATGTGGTGAGCGGGCACCCGGAGTTCGTGTTCCTCGACGACTCGGGCGCCGAAGAGGAGGAGATCAGGCTGCGCACCTCCCCCGGCGACTACATCTTCGTCCCGCCCTACGTGCCCCACCGCGAGGAGAACCCCGATCCGGCCGACGAGGCCGTGGTCGTCATCGCCCGCAGCACGCAGGAGGCCATCGTGGTCAACCTGCCGAAGCTGTACGCGCTTTCGGACACCGGCGAGGACGCGTAG
- a CDS encoding RrF2 family transcriptional regulator — protein sequence MHISAKADYAMRALLELARAPEQPLTCEAIADAQGIPFRFLKSVVGELRRAGLVRSQRGCVGGYWLGVPADAITLLDVTRAVDGELITLRGEPLSGLGYSGAACGLPGVWRRIEADAAAVLGGVTVAALLAEAEAERGAENGAESVPAQGAA from the coding sequence ATGCATATCTCCGCGAAGGCGGACTACGCCATGCGCGCGCTCCTCGAGCTCGCCCGCGCCCCCGAACAACCGCTCACCTGCGAGGCCATCGCCGACGCCCAGGGGATTCCGTTCCGGTTCCTCAAATCGGTGGTGGGCGAGCTGCGCAGGGCCGGGCTCGTACGTAGCCAGCGCGGCTGCGTGGGCGGGTACTGGCTGGGTGTGCCGGCCGACGCGATCACGCTCCTCGATGTCACCCGCGCCGTCGACGGCGAGCTGATCACCCTGCGCGGCGAGCCACTGTCCGGGCTCGGCTACTCAGGCGCCGCGTGTGGGTTGCCGGGGGTGTGGCGGCGGATCGAGGCGGACGCCGCGGCCGTGCTGGGCGGGGTGACCGTGGCGGCGCTGCTGGCGGAGGCCGAGGCCGAGCGCGGGGCCGAGAACGGGGCGGAGTCGGTCCCCGCCCAGGGCGCCGCGTGA
- a CDS encoding DsbA family oxidoreductase codes for MTGEPVAPRLEVVEYTDPLCPWSWGSEPTFRRLRQALEGRVRWRRVYCILFDDDDDPAPDAAAETAWYARYIEEVGAHTRAPYAVRLSRVAASSWPASLVAKAAETQGEEVSARALRRLRETVFVLGEPADTLDLALSAVRDVPGLGPDRLRRDATSEAVRGKVLADRAEARRPVAEVLAPSPGDSPHPGAAKETDDGTGLRYALPTVLVRGEAGHRAVPGWRPYDEYVAAVEELSPGLTKPGRPLPADEALRRHRTLTEPERSALACGPWPPPGAVRADTANGPLWLCPSEAEVHPATRPHDNSGPLAPR; via the coding sequence GTGACCGGCGAACCAGTGGCTCCGCGGCTCGAAGTCGTCGAGTACACCGACCCGTTGTGCCCCTGGTCCTGGGGATCCGAGCCGACCTTCCGCAGGCTGCGGCAGGCGCTGGAGGGGCGGGTCCGCTGGCGTCGGGTGTACTGCATCCTCTTCGACGACGACGATGACCCGGCCCCCGATGCCGCCGCGGAGACCGCCTGGTACGCGCGCTACATCGAGGAGGTCGGCGCGCACACCCGGGCCCCGTACGCCGTCCGCCTGAGCCGGGTCGCGGCGAGCTCCTGGCCCGCGTCCCTGGTGGCGAAGGCGGCGGAGACCCAGGGCGAGGAGGTGTCCGCTCGGGCGCTGCGCCGCTTGCGCGAGACCGTCTTCGTCCTCGGCGAACCGGCCGACACGCTCGACCTCGCCCTGAGCGCCGTACGCGACGTCCCCGGACTCGGTCCCGACCGCCTGCGACGTGACGCCACATCAGAGGCCGTACGGGGCAAGGTGCTTGCCGATCGCGCCGAGGCCCGAAGGCCGGTCGCGGAGGTGCTCGCGCCGTCGCCCGGTGACTCGCCGCACCCCGGCGCGGCCAAGGAGACGGACGACGGGACGGGGCTGCGGTACGCCCTGCCCACGGTGCTGGTGCGCGGGGAAGCGGGACATCGGGCGGTGCCGGGATGGCGGCCGTACGACGAGTACGTGGCGGCCGTGGAGGAGTTGAGCCCCGGCCTGACGAAACCGGGCCGGCCGCTGCCCGCCGACGAGGCGCTGCGCCGCCACCGCACCCTGACCGAACCCGAGCGTTCGGCCCTGGCGTGCGGGCCCTGGCCGCCCCCGGGCGCGGTCCGCGCCGACACCGCGAACGGCCCGCTGTGGCTCTGCCCGAGCGAGGCCGAGGTGCATCCGGCGACCCGCCCCCACGACAACTCCGGCCCCCTGGCACCGCGTTGA
- a CDS encoding ABC transporter substrate-binding protein gives MRRRSLKAAAPAAGAALLLVSTLSGCGGDGASAAGGGATLKWTSTYFPTHWDPVVGGSGAQFRELSMVYASLTRTDEKGDAVPDLAKSWDYNKRGDRITFHLRPGQKFSDGEPVDGAAVKAAIERAKKQKNSALFGDLTSIESVRAKGLDAIVDLKQVDYQIPQLLGQRVLQIASPKAAKSPAKLDQQPVGAGPFTVTQLIPGTKAVLKKNPKYWDAKNIHIDQVELTSAPDASTVVSGLQTGVYNFADIEPSQADAAKKAGLDVFVQPGFNASNISLNVNKKPFDNGKVVDAVRHAINRQEFVDKLTFGYGEETGQPFPKGYTAYDPTSANAYPYDPAKSKKLLAQAGYKAGDIKLDLVIPEEQPEAEIVQSQLAKVGIKVDIKIDKNWATPFFAKDLTFSLYSTTGRDSAAQTLTAHFGPDGPLNLSTPYEPKGFEDAIAKVRETRIDDPDYPKVLRAATRAGLNSKALVFTYSQPNLIAKSRSVSDLPKNPAHIDWTGVTIKPGA, from the coding sequence ATGCGCCGACGATCCCTGAAGGCCGCCGCCCCGGCCGCGGGGGCCGCCCTCCTCCTCGTCTCCACCCTCAGCGGATGCGGTGGCGACGGCGCCTCGGCGGCGGGCGGGGGTGCCACCCTGAAGTGGACCTCCACCTACTTCCCGACCCACTGGGACCCGGTGGTCGGCGGCAGCGGCGCCCAGTTCCGTGAACTCTCCATGGTCTACGCCTCGTTGACGCGCACCGACGAGAAGGGCGACGCGGTCCCCGACCTCGCCAAGAGCTGGGACTACAACAAGCGCGGCGACCGGATCACCTTCCATCTGCGCCCGGGACAGAAGTTCAGCGACGGCGAACCCGTCGACGGGGCAGCGGTCAAGGCGGCGATCGAGCGGGCCAAGAAGCAGAAGAACTCGGCCCTCTTCGGTGACCTCACATCGATCGAATCGGTGCGGGCGAAGGGCCTCGACGCGATCGTCGACCTCAAGCAAGTCGACTACCAGATACCGCAGTTGCTGGGGCAGCGCGTCCTCCAGATAGCCAGCCCCAAGGCGGCGAAGTCCCCCGCGAAGCTCGACCAGCAGCCCGTCGGCGCCGGACCGTTCACCGTCACCCAGCTCATCCCCGGCACCAAGGCCGTCCTGAAGAAGAACCCGAAGTACTGGGACGCCAAGAACATCCACATCGACCAGGTCGAACTGACCTCGGCGCCCGACGCCTCCACCGTCGTCTCCGGCCTGCAGACCGGCGTCTACAACTTCGCCGACATCGAACCCAGCCAGGCCGACGCCGCCAAGAAGGCCGGACTCGACGTCTTCGTCCAGCCCGGCTTCAACGCCTCCAACATCAGCCTGAACGTCAACAAGAAGCCCTTCGACAACGGCAAGGTCGTCGACGCGGTGCGCCATGCGATCAACCGTCAGGAGTTCGTGGACAAGCTGACGTTCGGCTACGGGGAGGAGACCGGCCAGCCGTTCCCCAAGGGATACACGGCCTACGACCCCACGTCGGCGAACGCCTACCCGTACGACCCGGCGAAGTCGAAGAAGCTGCTCGCCCAGGCCGGATACAAGGCGGGTGACATCAAGCTCGACCTCGTCATCCCGGAGGAGCAGCCCGAGGCCGAGATCGTGCAGTCGCAGCTCGCCAAGGTCGGCATCAAGGTCGACATCAAGATCGACAAGAACTGGGCGACACCGTTCTTCGCCAAGGACCTGACGTTCTCCCTGTACTCGACGACCGGCCGCGACTCCGCCGCGCAGACCCTCACCGCGCACTTCGGCCCCGACGGACCGCTCAACCTCAGCACCCCGTACGAGCCGAAGGGCTTCGAGGACGCCATCGCGAAGGTCCGCGAGACCCGCATCGACGACCCCGACTACCCGAAGGTGCTCCGGGCCGCGACCCGCGCGGGACTGAACAGCAAGGCGCTGGTTTTCACGTACTCCCAGCCGAACCTCATCGCCAAGAGCAGATCCGTCTCCGACCTCCCGAAGAACCCGGCCCACATCGACTGGACCGGCGTCACCATCAAGCCCGGGGCGTGA
- a CDS encoding ABC transporter permease yields MPDTVSFMPDARNRTAHVLGRVLATVGRSVAIFIPVFVVATFVTFALRSMSGLSPARIQLGEKATPEAIARVESQWGLDRPFLAQYGDWFNGVLHGQLGTSWTNGSDISTLIGTGLGVSLSVAGAALVIGVVLGFVLGAVAALRRTTWIDRAVTGFVTVISVMPAFVVGIVLVTVFAVGLGWFPSAGYVPLAQGFGPWSLHILLPALALSCDVVADVARQLRTSLIAASRENYVTGAVVRGLSPRRIFLGHVLRNALGPTLATLGLKFPALVGASVVTEWIFGLQGFGRFANDAAQAGDVPAVQGVLVVSIVLVVGFNLIVNLVLARVTPAAQRGV; encoded by the coding sequence ATGCCAGACACCGTGAGCTTCATGCCTGACGCGCGGAACAGGACCGCGCATGTACTGGGCCGCGTCCTGGCGACCGTAGGACGGTCCGTGGCGATCTTCATCCCGGTCTTCGTGGTGGCGACGTTCGTGACGTTCGCGCTGCGCTCGATGAGCGGACTCAGCCCGGCCCGCATCCAGTTGGGCGAGAAGGCGACCCCGGAGGCCATCGCCCGCGTCGAGTCCCAGTGGGGCCTCGACCGGCCCTTCCTCGCCCAGTACGGCGACTGGTTCAACGGCGTCCTGCACGGGCAGTTGGGCACCAGCTGGACGAACGGCTCCGACATCTCCACCCTCATCGGGACCGGCCTCGGCGTGAGCCTGTCCGTGGCGGGCGCCGCGCTCGTCATCGGCGTGGTCCTGGGCTTCGTCCTCGGCGCCGTGGCCGCGCTGCGCCGGACCACCTGGATCGACCGGGCGGTCACCGGCTTCGTCACCGTGATCTCCGTGATGCCGGCGTTCGTCGTCGGCATCGTCCTGGTCACCGTGTTCGCCGTCGGCCTCGGCTGGTTCCCGTCCGCCGGATACGTGCCACTGGCGCAGGGGTTCGGGCCTTGGTCATTGCACATCCTGCTGCCCGCCCTCGCGCTCAGCTGTGACGTCGTCGCCGACGTGGCCCGCCAACTGCGCACGAGCCTGATCGCCGCCTCCCGCGAGAACTACGTCACCGGGGCCGTCGTCCGGGGCCTCAGCCCCCGGCGGATCTTCCTCGGACACGTCCTGCGCAACGCCCTCGGACCGACGCTCGCCACCCTCGGCCTCAAGTTCCCCGCCCTCGTGGGTGCCTCCGTCGTCACCGAATGGATCTTCGGCCTGCAGGGCTTCGGCCGGTTCGCCAACGACGCCGCGCAGGCCGGCGACGTACCCGCCGTCCAGGGAGTGCTCGTGGTGTCGATCGTCCTCGTCGTCGGCTTCAACCTGATCGTCAACCTGGTCCTGGCGCGCGTGACGCCGGCCGCGCAGAGGGGGGTGTGA
- a CDS encoding ABC transporter permease: MMRRILALTTGRIAVVILTVVALLALLGPLLTPQSPLATSGDTLAAASGEHWLGTDYLGRDVLSRLLDGSRVSVLGSLEVALTALVVGSIPGILSVYLGRVFEWLTLRLADTLVALPFLLFAVAVIALLGNGITQAMLVTGALVSPLFYRVSRAATLAVARSPYVEAALISGASIGWIVRRHVWAKVLPPLAVALAQTIGTGFVIVSSLTFLGIGVQPPEPTWGGLLASDLGYLGQQPWAPLPPALLIMATVWAANLLADAIRDVSGTATSGRAPTGAGRNRLDETAPAGGTT; the protein is encoded by the coding sequence ATGATGCGCCGCATCCTCGCCCTCACCACGGGCCGCATCGCCGTCGTCATCCTCACCGTCGTCGCCCTGCTCGCTCTCCTCGGACCGCTGCTCACCCCGCAGAGCCCCCTGGCGACGAGCGGTGACACCCTCGCCGCCGCCTCCGGGGAGCATTGGCTGGGCACCGACTACCTCGGCCGCGACGTGCTCAGCCGGCTCCTCGACGGGTCCCGTGTCAGCGTCCTCGGCTCGCTCGAAGTCGCCCTGACCGCACTGGTCGTGGGGTCGATCCCGGGCATCCTGTCGGTGTACCTCGGCAGGGTCTTCGAGTGGCTGACGCTGCGCCTCGCCGACACCCTCGTCGCGCTGCCGTTCCTGCTGTTCGCGGTCGCGGTGATCGCGCTGCTCGGCAACGGCATCACCCAGGCGATGCTCGTGACCGGCGCGCTGGTGTCCCCGCTGTTCTACCGGGTGTCCCGCGCCGCCACGCTGGCCGTGGCCCGATCCCCTTACGTAGAGGCCGCGTTGATCTCCGGGGCCTCGATCGGCTGGATCGTGCGACGTCATGTCTGGGCGAAGGTGCTGCCGCCGCTCGCGGTCGCCCTCGCGCAGACCATCGGCACCGGCTTCGTGATCGTGTCGAGCCTGACGTTCCTCGGCATCGGCGTCCAGCCGCCCGAACCCACCTGGGGCGGGCTGCTCGCCTCCGACCTCGGCTACCTCGGCCAGCAGCCCTGGGCCCCGCTCCCGCCCGCCCTCCTGATCATGGCGACGGTGTGGGCCGCGAACCTGCTCGCCGACGCGATCCGCGACGTGTCCGGAACGGCCACGAGCGGCCGGGCCCCCACCGGCGCCGGCCGGAACCGCCTCGACGAGACCGCCCCCGCCGGAGGTACGACATGA
- a CDS encoding ABC transporter ATP-binding protein yields MTTAPTDLAREQDHDDGIRAAPVLSLRDVRIADTASDREIVHGVGFELRPGTTIGIVGESGSGKTLTCRAALGILPPHFEITGGHVELDGTDTATLTTKQWTRLRGTTVAAVFQDPASYLNPSIRVGAQLAEVLRVKKGLNRREARAKAIELLRTVHLRDPELSYGQYPHELSGGMLQRVLIATAIAAEPRILIADEATTALDVTVQAEILDLLADLRDRAGLALVVVSHDLAVVAQLCDEVLVMKEGAVVEQGPTSEVLHAPRHEYTRLLITEHELYGLERFRTATSTASVKEGA; encoded by the coding sequence ATGACCACAGCGCCCACCGACCTCGCCCGCGAACAGGACCACGACGACGGCATCCGGGCCGCGCCCGTGTTGTCCCTGCGGGACGTGCGCATCGCCGACACGGCCAGCGACCGGGAGATCGTGCACGGCGTCGGCTTCGAGCTCAGGCCCGGCACGACGATCGGCATCGTCGGCGAGTCCGGCAGCGGAAAGACCCTCACCTGCCGCGCCGCGCTCGGCATCCTGCCGCCGCACTTCGAGATCACCGGCGGCCACGTCGAACTCGACGGCACCGACACCGCCACCCTGACCACGAAGCAGTGGACCCGGCTGCGCGGCACCACCGTCGCCGCCGTCTTCCAGGACCCGGCCTCCTACCTCAACCCCTCGATCCGCGTCGGCGCACAACTCGCCGAGGTGCTCCGCGTGAAGAAGGGCCTGAACCGGCGCGAGGCACGGGCGAAGGCCATCGAGCTGCTCCGGACCGTGCACCTGCGCGACCCGGAACTCAGCTACGGCCAGTACCCCCACGAACTCTCCGGCGGCATGCTCCAACGCGTCCTGATCGCCACCGCGATCGCCGCCGAGCCCCGCATCCTCATCGCCGACGAGGCCACGACGGCACTGGACGTCACGGTCCAGGCGGAGATCCTCGACCTCCTGGCGGACCTGCGCGACCGCGCGGGCCTTGCGCTCGTAGTCGTCTCCCACGACCTTGCCGTGGTGGCCCAACTCTGCGACGAAGTACTGGTGATGAAGGAAGGCGCCGTCGTCGAACAGGGTCCTACGAGCGAGGTGCTGCACGCTCCGCGCCACGAGTACACCCGGCTGCTCATCACCGAACACGAGCTGTACGGCCTCGAAAGGTTCCGCACGGCGACGTCGACCGCTTCCGTCAAGGAGGGCGCATGA